CACTGGGAAAAAATTGAGGAGGAGTTGTCGGCTTTGCCAAGACCGTTGGCCTTGATGATTCAAAATGATTATTTGGCGGTCACTCTATTGCAAAAGCTTGAGGATCTGGGCGTAAGGGTGCCCGAAGAAGTGGCTGTAATCGGAGCGGATAATGATGAGCTTCACTGTGTCCCAACTACGATATCGATTACAAGTGTGGATGATGATCTGGATCAGATCGGTTACACTGCGGCTCAGACACTCGACCGGATGATGGATGGTGAAGAAGTCTCCGAACTTATACTTGTTCCCCCCAAGGAGGTTGTAGTTAGGAGTTCTACGGATACCATTGCTATTTCGCATGAACCCACAGCCAAAGCACTTGCCTATATTCGGAAAAATTTCTGCGATTCTATCAGTATCGATCTACTAGCTGAACGTTGTGGTATGAGTCGAAGGCGTTTGGAAGACGCCTTTAAAAAATATGTCGGGCGAACGATGGCAGCTGAAATACAGAGGCTACGTCATGACAATGTGAAACGATTCCTCAAGAAGACTGACCTGAAACTTAACGCCATTGCGCATGAGTGTGGATACGCAGATGGTGCTCATTTGAGTAAATCATTCAAAAAGCAAGAGTTGATCACTCCACAGCTTTATCGTTTGAGCCAACGAT
This genomic stretch from Oceaniferula marina harbors:
- a CDS encoding substrate-binding domain-containing protein translates to HWEKIEEELSALPRPLALMIQNDYLAVTLLQKLEDLGVRVPEEVAVIGADNDELHCVPTTISITSVDDDLDQIGYTAAQTLDRMMDGEEVSELILVPPKEVVVRSSTDTIAISHEPTAKALAYIRKNFCDSISIDLLAERCGMSRRRLEDAFKKYVGRTMAAEIQRLRHDNVKRFLKKTDLKLNAIAHECGYADGAHLSKSFKKQELITPQLYRLSQR